Part of the Vigna unguiculata cultivar IT97K-499-35 chromosome 3, ASM411807v1, whole genome shotgun sequence genome, TTTTGCCCAAAAGATCACTCACGCACGGAAtggactttttttattttctctaacaCTTCTACagcttaaaaataaattgaaagttaaaattaaaatgtaaaaattcaATCCACATTAGGTGGTAGGAGAAGTGGTAAAAATGTGCGTTGATCAAACCCACGCtcaactatttttaatataaaattttatcttaatttcatattttagtaCATCTATAGAAGATGCgtggaattttattttgtatatgtatatatggaTGCAGGTGAGTCAAATTTCTCCTCATTTAGtgatcttgattttttttatttttaaattttaaataatcatttgGAAGCTATTTACAATGTAGTTGTAttccattttaatatttattgaacaTAGAAAAATGACTCATAATTATAATGACCACTTTAAATTCACAGTGataattttaagttaaataaatatttattttaaaacctaGATTACTTTTTCGGAAATATCCACTATTAACCTTGTACACTAATTAGTGTTACTTAAGGAGGTTACACAAGCGATTAATTAGAATCACATTATACATACAATAaagaaaccaaaacaaaaacttaCATTGAGTAATGGAAATCAAAgaagttttcataaaaaaaaaaacttaccaattttacaggaactaaaaaaaatgtatatataataccAATTCTTCATTAATCACCATAAATTAAACTCAATGATAAGTatattgtttataattaataacttataaatataatgtTGTTAAATTTACggtatataattatttagtatatttttctttgttttttttattaaaagttatttttatttgggtCAACTTCTCTCAAATAAAACAGGAAAGACTGAGAGACGTTAAatctatttttgttctttaactGAGGgaaaattgtttataattttgaaccaatttagtctcccatctttagaaatatgtggatttagtcactttaatcaaatttttgttaagtttatttgacgtttcaaacatatttcatgatagtattttagttgtttataccatttattacattttcgtttcaatgttaatttaaatattatcataaaacgtcaaataaacttaacaaaatttggttaaaaggactaaattgacacatttctaaaattgaagactaaattgaatcaaaatttcaaagaatgactaattgtaattttgattgaaaattaaaagaccaaaaatatatttaaccagacaattatattaaaatagtaaggaCTACTCTCTCATTTACCTTAATTTAAGGAACACTGATTATTTGCTTCTACTATATTTTGCTATATTTGATCAGGCTAagaatacttttaattttagtatttttagaaaatttagttattataaatacTTGCAACAACATGGtgtaaaataatcaaatacaaAACACAAGAAAGAAATAGGTGTTGATCACCAAACTTTTCTCctttttcatttatatgttATTCAACATTTGATATCAAAGGAAAGGGTTGAATAAGCTTACTGTTTTGATAGAGCTAGAGAATATTTTGGTTAACCAAGAAGctttaaacaaaaaacaaatgtcTAAGGTGTCTATGAAAAGAGTTAGGGCACTctttaccaaaaataaattgcttaTAGAAGTCAATACAATGACCAAAttcaataataaagaaaaaagctTAAGGAGTAGACAAGGTTGTGAGGGAGGTCCACAATGAGGGAGAGCAAGACAACTTCAATTCAGAGAtgatagataaataaaaagaaaaaaaaaggtcatTTTTCTTAAGATTATTGAACTGAGATGGAGAAGGTAATGTCGTTACACTTAGTAAGAGTGATGAAGAATGGGATTTGCAAGCATAATTTGTTGTGGAAGAATCTAATTATGATAAAtagttagattatgaagagctACAAGTGGACAACAAGAAAATGGCAACATCAGACATGGAGGAACTAGTAGAGGAGATGCCATTGATTACAATAAGTGACAAAGCAATTTACTCTGATGGTGATTGGAttgttgattttgttttctctaACCATAAAATAGAAGATGAGGAGAAACTCTTAAATAAGGCAAAGTACAAGGGAGAGTGTCTGGTGGTGACAACCAACAACTCTAGGTTGCTTGTTGCTTACATTGAAAAGACAACTGTTGTTCCTCGCTTTGGACAACATCAGGTGCAAATGGACCAATTCTACCATGTACTGGGATGAAAGAGAACTTGTTTATTGAAGTTTGAAGTTCTCAAGTTAACCATTGATAGAGGAGAGGAAATTTGAGTTTGTTTATGTTAGAGATATTAcatatttcttcattttaattttattgatggagatataatatattttattttcttttattattataaaatattatgtattatgatgatattttaggttttacTTTTTCCTTTATATCATGGGATATTGTATACTCCATATATTGAACAAGTTTCTAATAGATCAATATGAAAAGTAAGCAAGCTCTCTTGAAGTTGTTTTCACCAAACATCTCTTGTGCATTTTTTCCTTCCCATGACTTATACATATCTAATATGgtattagagaaaaaaaaaaaaaaaccttccGCATTTTCTCCTTTCTTATTGATTTCTTGTCATGGCGAATCCTACTTCATCTTCTGGTTAATTGCCTTTCACAGGTTCTCGTCGACTTTCTCCATGTTCTCGTGACTGTTTATAGATTTTCGTGACTTTCTCCGTGTTCTCGTCGACTTTCTGGATATTCTCGTTGACTTTCTTCAAGTTCTCGTTGACTTTCTTCATGTTCTCGCGACTTTCTCTAAGTTCTCGTCGACTTTCTTCAGGTTCTTGACTTCTCAAGATTATTAACTTCTCTAGGTTGTCGAGTTCTCAAGgttctcaaatttcttgaatTTCTTAAGGTTCTCGAATCTCTCAAGGATCTTGAATTTCTCAAGGTTCTCAAATTTCTAGAATTTCACAAGTTTCTTGAATTTTTCAAGTTCTCGCTCTTCTCAAGTTCTCAAGAATTTTCTTCATGTAATTGCTTTCCAAAACTGCTACTTTCAAGTTAGACCTTCATAAACTCCATGCCTATCTTGAGAGGGGGTGTTAGAGATATTACATATCTCTTGATTTTAATTCTACTGATgaagatataatatattttattttcctttattattataaaatattatgtattatgatgatattttaggttttacTTTTTCCTTTATATCATGGGATATTGTATACTCTATATATTGAACAAGTTTCTAATAGATCAATATTCGTAAAATTCTCTGAGTTGTTTTCATCAAACACCTCTTGTGCATATGTAGACATGATATGTGATGCTAACACGAGGCATATGTAGACATGACAAGAAAGAATGAGACAATATTTGTGCATGCGAGACTTGGACATGTAAGTTATAATAATAAGTTGAAGGcaatgatgaagaaaacaaagttAGGGGGCATATAAAGTTGAGAAATGCAACTGTCCCATTAACATTATTGAGGCATAGGATAGCGCTGCATTGTTATCGGTCTCACCATATTTAGATCTCATCTCTGCTGCTATAGCATTATACACATCATCCGAAAGTTTTCTCAGAATTTGAAATCATCTCCTTGGAACCATTTTTTGAGGAGTACAATATCACAAATTGAAATATAGCCCCACCAACACCAACACATTCATAGTATCataaatacatgaaataaagtaataaacAGACTCTTATTACAAGACATATCCATCAATATTTATGATCATACATAAGAATTATGAGTAAAGAAGGGAAAAGTCAGCATATATTTCACTATCTGTTGGACCTCATTGCAGCATCTTTGATCTGAGGGATGATGTAGCGTCACCTTCTCCACTGAGGTTGAATCAACTTATCTGAAATTTGATAATATGCACAACACAGTGATGAATGCCAAAAAGTAAGGCTTCATGCAGAGTTCACTACTATTGTAAGCACTCCACATTTATTTCAAGTACATACTATTTCAACTAAAACCAAAAAATCTTATCTCATGAATAGGTGAAAAGGGTGGAAAATCTTAAATTCTTACCAGTTCCATCCCTTGAAGATGATAGAGATCTATCAGTCCTTATCTTGTTGGTCAAGGCAGCCAATCTATCTGATCGTGGAGAGAATGAACCTAGCTTGCCGCTAAGCGAAGATGAAAGCGAAAGCCGGCGAGTTATGCTGCTTACATCTGCCAGATCACTAACAGACCGTGGAGAACACTGTCCTCTTAGCTTAGCTTTTGTAGATTCAGTAGGAGCCATGTAACTTGGAAGTCTTGGAGTGTTATCATGCAACACATTTTCAAGATCTGTAAAATTAGCAGGCAGGGAAGCTCTTCTCTGGAAATTCTTACTCTTCACATCATTCAACTCCTCAATCACTCCTCCATCTTTACCATTCATCAAACTATTATCATGCTCTTCTGCTTGCTGTGTAAGACTTTTCTCAACATCACCTTCTTCTGACTTTGACACTGCCAAACATTTCATCTTCTCTGGTGAAATGTTCTGAATTTCAGCCTCTGGAACATCATTGACTTTTGTATGGTCTGAAACTTTTCTTCTGATGTGTGTTGTCTTCTCATTAGAAGCCTCCGACTTATCAGAAACATTCTGAATTTGAGATTTTCTAGAACCCCTTTTCTCAATTTCCTTTGGTGGATGTTCCTTAGCTGAATGCAATGCGGGGTTTGAATCCTTTTTTGGATTCCGTTTACTTTTTATGGAATCTGAGACTAAATCATGAGGTCCTTTCCTggcattttttttaacttgtccCTTATTAGTTTCTACAGTTTGAGAACTTCCGTTTTGCTTATCAGACACTGAATCAGATCTCTGCGCTTCTTGAAGAGGTACCCAAAAGTGTGATTTCGTCCAACGGTCAAGCCATTCCCAAAAGTTAGGTTCACCAGTATTATATTTGAGATGTGGAGAAACAGCAGAGGGTGATGAAGCCAGAAGCTGAAAGGCATATATATCATAACTTATTATCTAAAACAATAAGAAAAAGGGACAAGAATAGgacaaacatatgaaaatcataTAGGATACTTTAACACGAGAGAACCGAAAGACAAAACATAACTGACGCATACTATTTCAGCAAACTAAACAAGAAAGAACGCAAGTAGCAAGAACACCAACCTTAAATTTATTAGGGTAACAATCTTTCATGGACAGTAAAAGTATTAGTTGATAATGACATCTTAATTCTTGTTTGTAGTGAACTGAATAAGCTAAGCTATATCATCTCAAGTGCGAACAAGAGCAAAGTTACACTTTGTATATGAGACACAAAAACTTGCTACCTTGTGAGCAAAGATATTATCTGAGAGCTTCACTGCCTGTGTAGATGCAACTACTCCAATAGATTTCGAGAATTTAGTATCCTGAGCAAAAAGATATTGCAGAAGCAGTTAGTTGATGCATACGAGTAAAAGGTCAAGTAGCTGATGAAAATTCATCTTGTGATTAAAGCTATGAAATGTGAAGCATAAATCACTAAAACTTTCTCATTGTATTTTAACATCTCTCAATTTGATTAAATGAAAAACCTGTAAAATGTCTATCAAACATAAACCACAGATGATTGTGCTGATATCATTAGTTCAAGTATGTTTACCTTAAAAATTTTCTGCACTGCAAGGCCAATATCAGAGTGCCTAACCTTGTAACCACGGGCCAATGCTTGAAATCTAACTATTGACTTCACACAATACAAAGCAGAAATAGCTTGTCTTCTAACCAACTGGCCACGAATATAAGCTTGCAGTGGAATGATAACCTTTACAGTTTTATATGTCCCTCGCGCCTTCAATTGAATAAGATATGAATCACTTTATGCATTCATGAAccattcaattttttgttttcgcTATTTTTCTCCTAGAATATGGAGAAGCTCGTACAAACAGGTGACATATAAAAATCTGATAGTGAACATAACTTCCAAAGGATATTGTATAAATGTAAGATGTGAATACCTGATAGCCTCTAATAGCAGCCTGAATTGTTATTGCTGTTTTTATTAGCCTGCTTTTCTCATTATGTTCCTCAGAACAAAAATCATCAAGAGACTTTCCATTGGCCTGCTCAACTTCATTTTCAAGAATTACCCCATCGTTTGATGATACACTAATTACTTCCTTTTCTGATAGCTTTCCTTTAATAGCATTTGCACCAGATATAGAAGAGGACATTGATGTCTCCGAAGACACCACCAGAACATCCTTGTTACTTAAAGGTTTCTTTACAACAACAGAATTCACAATTACAACTTGCAGGTTAGAAAGTCTAAGTGCTTACATTACTGTTACAGCCAATAAAAACCAGAGTAGcaaattagaaatatttcaGAAAAGACTTTGCACTTCTGGCATTCACACATGAGCAATAATTtggattaaataataaaaaaacaacacttTAATGCTGCAGGTAAATTTTGACCAGTTAAAGATTCTTATCATTCAGACACCcttttatttctataataatataGACATTGAGAAAGATTATACATAAACAAAGACTGAGGCCTATCACAAAGGCCAGAAAGAAAAACTTACATAAATATCTTTCTCTCTTGAAGACTTGGACTTTGACGACGATCTCTTCCCCAGAAGCAAGTTTCTGATCCATTTTCCAGGACTCTGTCTTCCCATCACAGTAAATATCAATACTTCAGAAAGCACAGAATTCCAATATCAGAATCTGCAAGCATCACATATACATCACATATAACAGAACAGAACCCTTTAGTGAGGAAGCTTCAGTAAAACATCTAGAGCAagacaaattatattttctaatagTTTCTTCCAACAATAACAATTACATCAGCTCCAGCACATTGTAATTTCTTCTCGCATAGAACTAACACattactgttattattattattatcagaaTTTAAACAGTGCTCACACAGAAATAACCACgagtaatttaaaaagaaaaaatctgcAGTGGCTATATTGTGATAATAAGGACAATAAGTAGAAGTCAAAGAGAAGCAGAAATGGTTGTTCTGTACAGAATGCCAAAGAAGAGTCACCTTCAGGGTGCACGCCTTCCCATAAGGAAACAGTGAAAGTAGGAAAACCACAAACGTTTGATGCCAACGAGAAAGAAAGAATGAACATAGCATTTGAAGAAACTGAGAAGAGAAACTTTGAAAGAAAACAATACTAATTAATTTAAGAGacagataaataaataaacgtGGCAGTCATTAAGGAACCGACAGAAGTGACAGTGTCCTATGGAATTGAACAGACTCTGTAATGCACACTGAAAGATACCTCCATCGAGGTTTCATGTttcatctttcatctttcaaatcTAACAAAAACATATCTATGCTTCATTTTAGTCTATATTTTATGCTATGTTTTTTGGTCCCTGATTATTATAAATCTCCTCAAAGaagatattttatgtttattatgccTTAATACGTGTCTGTTGTTAAATTAcaacatatattttttgtacattttttattgcttataataattgaaatccATCTAATCATTTGTCATTTCAAAATTGAGGTGTCTTTTGTCATGTTGCAATAATGGATGAAATATTATGATCACTTTTTGGATTGAGTATTTTTAGCTGCTATATATTTTAGTACTGTTACTAAAATTATCtcaggtttttaatttttaatacaagACATTAATTTCTCAGTTTTTGTCCCGTTTGATTTTTATCTAAAACATGGAaagaaataagtttttttttttttgttcaaaatctCCTGTTACATGTACCAAAACGAAAAATTTTACTACAATCACCATATTCGTAAGTAATTGATCGAAGCCATAATTCAAACAATGTAAGTTTAATTATGTATTATCAATTTATCCTTGCGAGAAACAATGattaggaaaaaagaaaaaagaaagaaaactagCATCATTTCACGTGCTTTCTTTTCCCGTaccttacaaaaattaaatattactaataatactcaattaaaatactattttaatgCATTTGGACCTCACGTTATTTCTTCCTGGAAGTGAAAAGCCgattaaacattaaaatcaacctgaaaatttagagaaaaaatccagtaatcaaattaaaaattggtGAAATCATTAAAAGAAGGTCAATAATAAGCTAAAATagaattattaaaatgttaattttatatttattttaaatatttaaagtttaaaaataaaataaaacactgtGATGGCAGGTTAGGATACAACTGCTGAACATTGTTACAGTTTCACATTAtccttttttaataatatataaatagcaTTTTAAATTCGAAGAAACATTAAATTTGGTAATCTAGCTTACTTTTCTTCTTTCCAGTATAGTAACAAAATAAAAGCCTTTTTACATGGTCTGAAATGGCGCATATAATAACATCTTTTATTATCACACTTTTCCAAACTTACTCTAAAAGAATAGaacacacaatatatatatatatatatatatatatatatatatatatatatatatatatatatatatatatatcttttgtaAAGAGATAGtttattatattacatatttttactcaaatttttaataaaaatataccgtaacaaaagaaaaattataaactattacATTAGTGTAATACAGATCCTTTGGTACACATCCATACtaattagggatggcaattagggcctggcTCACGGGCCCGGCTCGCAGGCCTGCAGAAAAAATGCGGGGCGGGTCAGGATAGTGAGCCCACAGGCCCGCGCGGGCTCGGCCCTCATAGGCCCGTGGCCCGCACGAGCTAGTCCGCGGCCCGCGCGGGTcggcccgcaagcccgcataaaattaaaaaaaaaaacttgcacttatgtatattaattacttcttttatggactcttgcattaacgtttcaaattcttgtataactggaaaagacaagtattatataatttttaatgtgctaaaatttaaagaatacattgtgtatgtcatagtatgaatatgatgaaaatgttgaattatcaatttatcatctaattccccaaagtctttacttaattttgtgaacttcttaaagtttccaaatttttaaacattgaaagttttatcataaaatttttaaaaaaaattaaaaaaattaaaaaaaaacgggCCGGCCCGCGGGCCAAGGAGTAtgcggggcggggcgggccagCCCGCATTGTGCAGGCCTTATGCGGGCTAGGCCTAAACGGGCCGGGCCGGCCCGTATTGCCACTCCTAATACCAAGCACTCAAATCGACAACTATATTATTGTCGGTATTGGCAACACGATTATGACCACGCACGATATAAACCAAGGTATGTCATGAAACCTAAGAGAGTTCACGCGAAAGTGAACTAAGTAGGATTGATAGATGTAAATCTTGGATTACTTATATAATGAAGATTGTGGCGTGATTAGTCCATGGTAGGCCTATAAAAGGTAAAAGCTCATTAGGGGCATTATAAATATAGGATCCCAGAATAATAGTTGGGATCTTTATATTTGCATTCATTACAAACCTATCTCGGATTAGAACTAACTTGAGTATCAAAGTATCTTGTGCAGGTATCATCCAAGTAGATTAACTGTTCCAAGAACTTAAGGTCGACTAGAGACATCGACCACAAAGACTGCGACACTAGTAGAGAAGTGAGGCTTAAAGTTCGACATCACCACTACAAGTATTCTTTAATCCAAAAAATACCTTTTGAAACACCTAATccgaaataattttttctacaaaatgaGTGTTCCGGAAGGTCCTTATCCAAAAATATCTCCTAGAACACCAATTCCATAATGTATTTCTTTTAAACCTTCCATATTAGGTGTTTTGGAAGGTATCTTCAAATCCAAAAATTACCTTCCGAAAAATCTagaatataaattgttttttttgaAATGAGTGTTCCTAAACATATTTCCAGATCGAAAAATAACATCAGGAATATATAATCTAGAAATCTCTTCccttgtttttcttcttctttcatgCACAACCCAAGAGccatattcttcttcttcttgacCAATCCAATGAAGACGTGGTGCAGTGAGCAATAAAGGTGCAAAACGAAGATGGAGGTGCAGTGCAAGGTGAACAAACGCAATGGGGAGAAAGCTCGAGTGAGAATTGAATGGAGGGGAGGGTGAAATTAGGGTTTCCATTTACTTTTGACAAAAGGGTAAAATGAGAATTTTTGAATTTagggaggtgcaggaagaagaaaagggatGTGGAGGAAGAAACCACCTAAATAGAGTTCATAACCATGAAGCATCCAGTagttacaataaaatatttgtaccaaaggggggcttctccctgcacctccaataatctctcctgtacccccaaaacctactttattttcatgtttGCCCATGGTAAAAAAATCAGttactatttcttttatctctttcatCGCACTACACCCCCAAAACCCCTGCACCCCTCACCGCACTGCACCTCCAAAACCCCTGCACCCAAAACGCACCCTAATAAAGCAGATTCCCTGCAACCTGCACCCTTGGAATCTTTGACCTAGGTGCAAGTCTTTTATCTGACGTTGTGCACACAGCCTCCACACCTCCACACACTCTTCATCCTCCTTCTCCCTCTTATCCCACACAACTTCCACAATTGTTCTCCCCAGCCTCCGCGACATCCTTTTCTCCTTCACACCGTTGTTCTCCCCAGCCTCCGCAACATCCTTTTCTCCTCCACACACCATTCTTCTCCCCAGCGTCGGCAACCGCCTTTCATCCTTTCGTGCCGCTTCTCCAATTTTGACAGTTAAGTACtggttttttaatattagtacAGTGCATGCATgtgtgtatttatattttaattgatttatttatttttagtagtAGATTAGAAGATACTGGTTTGAATATTTGGTTTGAATATTTGACAAGAAGGGTTTTCCACGAATaggagtgtttttttttttaaggaaacggAATGTGGAATCTGTTTCCCAAAAACCTGAAACGGAATACAAACTccattttgtggttttttttttaaggaaacaGATTGTGGAATCTGTTTCCcgttttggttttttttttttaggaaacggattgtggaattcgtttcccttttttttaaggaaacgaATTGTGGAATTCGTTTCccgtttcctttttttattttaggtgaaacggattgtggaagTCGTTTCCCACACTGCTGAAACGGAACTTGGAATCCGTTTTGGTTGTGTTTTTTGGTTTTCCAACGAAACGTAGTATGAAATCCGTTTTAGCATCTGATTTACTTCTTGAATgcgtttaatgttttttatttaaattcatttcatgtaattaatttgattatgatCAGTCTTCAATTTGTGAAATTGAACTTGCACTTAGAGTTATTGTTTTTAcgaggaaaaaaaaaggaaagatgaGGGCgagtcttttttatttattaatttgtattttattttattatagatatggTTAGGACTTGAGGAAATTTATCTAGACGTGGTTCAAATGATGCAC contains:
- the LOC114179925 gene encoding protein IQ-DOMAIN 31-like isoform X2 encodes the protein MGRQSPGKWIRNLLLGKRSSSKSKSSREKDIYKPLSNKDVLVVSSETSMSSSISGANAIKGKLSEKEVISVSSNDGVILENEVEQANGKSLDDFCSEEHNEKSRLIKTAITIQAAIRGYQARGTYKTVKVIIPLQAYIRGQLVRRQAISALYCVKSIVRFQALARGYKVRHSDIGLAVQKIFKDTKFSKSIGVVASTQAVKLSDNIFAHKLLASSPSAVSPHLKYNTGEPNFWEWLDRWTKSHFWVPLQEAQRSDSVSDKQNGSSQTVETNKGQVKKNARKGPHDLVSDSIKSKRNPKKDSNPALHSAKEHPPKEIEKRGSRKSQIQNVSDKSEASNEKTTHIRRKVSDHTKVNDVPEAEIQNISPEKMKCLAVSKSEEGDVEKSLTQQAEEHDNSLMNGKDGGVIEELNDVKSKNFQRRASLPANFTDLENVLHDNTPRLPSYMAPTESTKAKLRGQCSPRSVSDLADVSSITRRLSLSSSLSGKLGSFSPRSDRLAALTNKIRTDRSLSSSRDGTDKLIQPQWRR
- the LOC114179925 gene encoding protein IQ-DOMAIN 31-like isoform X1 — protein: MKHETSMEFLFSVSSNAMFILSFSLASNVCGFPTFTVSLWEGVHPEVLIFTVMGRQSPGKWIRNLLLGKRSSSKSKSSREKDIYKPLSNKDVLVVSSETSMSSSISGANAIKGKLSEKEVISVSSNDGVILENEVEQANGKSLDDFCSEEHNEKSRLIKTAITIQAAIRGYQARGTYKTVKVIIPLQAYIRGQLVRRQAISALYCVKSIVRFQALARGYKVRHSDIGLAVQKIFKDTKFSKSIGVVASTQAVKLSDNIFAHKLLASSPSAVSPHLKYNTGEPNFWEWLDRWTKSHFWVPLQEAQRSDSVSDKQNGSSQTVETNKGQVKKNARKGPHDLVSDSIKSKRNPKKDSNPALHSAKEHPPKEIEKRGSRKSQIQNVSDKSEASNEKTTHIRRKVSDHTKVNDVPEAEIQNISPEKMKCLAVSKSEEGDVEKSLTQQAEEHDNSLMNGKDGGVIEELNDVKSKNFQRRASLPANFTDLENVLHDNTPRLPSYMAPTESTKAKLRGQCSPRSVSDLADVSSITRRLSLSSSLSGKLGSFSPRSDRLAALTNKIRTDRSLSSSRDGTDKLIQPQWRR